In Nicotiana tabacum cultivar K326 chromosome 11, ASM71507v2, whole genome shotgun sequence, a single window of DNA contains:
- the LOC107830455 gene encoding BTB/POZ domain and ankyrin repeat-containing protein NPR1 isoform X2, translating into MDNGSELSSSWSFASSSYESDRDCIHDEPGTRLDLLSLSKLSGNLEKLVLNAEYDYSDAEIVVDGITVGVNRCILAARSQFFHKKFKDNENSVKEGKPKYLLKDLLPGGSIGYEAFMVFLNYLYTGKLKPPPPEVSTCVDITCTHDACRPAINYAVELMYAFATFQIKELVMAVQRHLVNLVDEATVDDVIPILLVAFHCSLDLLLERCVQKVERSDLDIFTLEKELPSKVLTDIKARRLKSQIVIEQDTMEGGSLHEKRIRKILKALESDDIELLKLLLGESNVTLNDACALHYAAAYCNSKVVNEVLKMGIADVNLRNSRGYTVLHVGARRMEPSIIMSLLDKGASALDTTLDGLTALSICLRVTRLKDYNETAKEGEITNKDRLCIDVLEREMNRNPMIGNISTSSSVVADDLLAMLLLLENRVAMARMMFPIEAKLAMDIAHVESTSEFTGLSEINDLCGDLTGVVLNGFPPENVKGLQERLAALQKTGDQGGEPLRNW; encoded by the exons atgGACAATGGCAGTGAACTTTCATCATCTTGGAGTTTTGCTTCATCCTCTTATGAATCAGACAGGGACTGTATCCACGACGAACCAGGGACACGTCTTGATCTGCTGAGCCTGAGTAAGCTAAGTGGTAATCTCGAAAAGCTCGTGCTTAATGCTGAATATGACTATAGTGATGCAGAGATAGTTGTTGATGGAATCACTGTCGGTGTTAATCGCTGTATTCTTGCTGCACGAAGTCAGTTTTTCCATAAAAAATTTAAGGACAATGAGAATTCTGTGAAGGAAGGAAAACCTAAGTATTTACTGAAGGACTTGTTGCCTGGTGGCTCAATTGGTTATGAAGCATTTATGGTCTTCTTAAATTATTTGTATACTGGAAAGCTTAAGCCTCCTCCTCCGGAAGTTTCAACTTGCGTTGATATCACTTGTACTCATGATGCTTGCCGCCCTGCCATTAATTATGCTGTGGAACTCATGTATGCTTTTGCCACTTTCCAAATTAAAGAACTTGTCATGGCTGTTCAG CGGCATCTTGTCAATCTGGTTGATGAGGCTACAGTGGATGATGTAATTCCTATACTTTTAGTGGCCTTCCACTGCTCACTGGACCTACTTTTAGAGCGCTGCGTGCAGAAGGTGGAACGATCTGACTTGGATATTTTTACACTTGAGAAAGAACTTCCTTCCAAAGTTTTGACAGATATAAAGGCACGCCGCCTTAAGTCCCAAATAGTGATTGAACAAGACACAATGGAAGGTGGTTCCCTACACGAGAAGAGAATTAGGAAGATTCTCAAGGCTCTAGAGTCCGATGACATTGAATTGCTGAAGTTACTCCTGGGAGAGTCTAATGTCACTTTAAATGATGCTTGTGCTCTTCATTATGCAGCTGCCTATTGTAACTCTAAGGTTGTAAATGAGGTACTCAAGATGGGTATAGCTGATGTCAATCTTCGTAACTCCCGAGGATATACGGTCCTTCATGTTGGTGCTAGACGTATGGAACCATCAATAATAATGAGTTTACTTGACAAAGGAGCATCTGCCTTAGATACGACACTGGATGGACTTACAGCATTATCCATCTGTTTGAGGGTGACTCGGCTAAAGGATTATAATGAGACAGCAAAAGAGGGAGAGATAACTAATAAAGACCGATTATGCATTGATGTTTTGGAGAGAGAGATGAATAGGAATCCAATGATTGGAAACATATCTACATCATCATCTGTGGTGGCTGATGATTTACTCGCGATGTTGCTGCTCTTAGAAAATCGAG TGGCAATGGCACGCATGATGTTTCCCATAGAAGCCAAGCTAGCCATGGATATAGCACATGTTGAGTCGACCTCGGAGTTTACTGGCCTTTCAGAAATAAATGACTTATGTGGAGATCTGACAGGGGTTGTTTTGAATGGATTTCCACCTGAAAATGTAAAAGGACTCCAAGAGCGACTGGCAGCCCTGCAGAAAACAG GAGATCAAGGAGGGGAACCTTTGCGCAACTGGTAA
- the LOC107830455 gene encoding BTB/POZ domain and ankyrin repeat-containing protein NPR1 isoform X1, which produces MDNGSELSSSWSFASSSYESDRDCIHDEPGTRLDLLSLSKLSGNLEKLVLNAEYDYSDAEIVVDGITVGVNRCILAARSQFFHKKFKDNENSVKEGKPKYLLKDLLPGGSIGYEAFMVFLNYLYTGKLKPPPPEVSTCVDITCTHDACRPAINYAVELMYAFATFQIKELVMAVQRHLVNLVDEATVDDVIPILLVAFHCSLDLLLERCVQKVERSDLDIFTLEKELPSKVLTDIKARRLKSQIVIEQDTMEGGSLHEKRIRKILKALESDDIELLKLLLGESNVTLNDACALHYAAAYCNSKVVNEVLKMGIADVNLRNSRGYTVLHVGARRMEPSIIMSLLDKGASALDTTLDGLTALSICLRVTRLKDYNETAKEGEITNKDRLCIDVLEREMNRNPMIGNISTSSSVVADDLLAMLLLLENRVAMARMMFPIEAKLAMDIAHVESTSEFTGLSEINDLCGDLTGVVLNGFPPENVKGLQERLAALQKTVDTGRRFFPNCSDILDKMLNPLTLESGTPEEQRSKKMRYEQLKDDFEKAFNKDKAENHWAGFKTSSTTSSPKSNKRKKIRKK; this is translated from the exons atgGACAATGGCAGTGAACTTTCATCATCTTGGAGTTTTGCTTCATCCTCTTATGAATCAGACAGGGACTGTATCCACGACGAACCAGGGACACGTCTTGATCTGCTGAGCCTGAGTAAGCTAAGTGGTAATCTCGAAAAGCTCGTGCTTAATGCTGAATATGACTATAGTGATGCAGAGATAGTTGTTGATGGAATCACTGTCGGTGTTAATCGCTGTATTCTTGCTGCACGAAGTCAGTTTTTCCATAAAAAATTTAAGGACAATGAGAATTCTGTGAAGGAAGGAAAACCTAAGTATTTACTGAAGGACTTGTTGCCTGGTGGCTCAATTGGTTATGAAGCATTTATGGTCTTCTTAAATTATTTGTATACTGGAAAGCTTAAGCCTCCTCCTCCGGAAGTTTCAACTTGCGTTGATATCACTTGTACTCATGATGCTTGCCGCCCTGCCATTAATTATGCTGTGGAACTCATGTATGCTTTTGCCACTTTCCAAATTAAAGAACTTGTCATGGCTGTTCAG CGGCATCTTGTCAATCTGGTTGATGAGGCTACAGTGGATGATGTAATTCCTATACTTTTAGTGGCCTTCCACTGCTCACTGGACCTACTTTTAGAGCGCTGCGTGCAGAAGGTGGAACGATCTGACTTGGATATTTTTACACTTGAGAAAGAACTTCCTTCCAAAGTTTTGACAGATATAAAGGCACGCCGCCTTAAGTCCCAAATAGTGATTGAACAAGACACAATGGAAGGTGGTTCCCTACACGAGAAGAGAATTAGGAAGATTCTCAAGGCTCTAGAGTCCGATGACATTGAATTGCTGAAGTTACTCCTGGGAGAGTCTAATGTCACTTTAAATGATGCTTGTGCTCTTCATTATGCAGCTGCCTATTGTAACTCTAAGGTTGTAAATGAGGTACTCAAGATGGGTATAGCTGATGTCAATCTTCGTAACTCCCGAGGATATACGGTCCTTCATGTTGGTGCTAGACGTATGGAACCATCAATAATAATGAGTTTACTTGACAAAGGAGCATCTGCCTTAGATACGACACTGGATGGACTTACAGCATTATCCATCTGTTTGAGGGTGACTCGGCTAAAGGATTATAATGAGACAGCAAAAGAGGGAGAGATAACTAATAAAGACCGATTATGCATTGATGTTTTGGAGAGAGAGATGAATAGGAATCCAATGATTGGAAACATATCTACATCATCATCTGTGGTGGCTGATGATTTACTCGCGATGTTGCTGCTCTTAGAAAATCGAG TGGCAATGGCACGCATGATGTTTCCCATAGAAGCCAAGCTAGCCATGGATATAGCACATGTTGAGTCGACCTCGGAGTTTACTGGCCTTTCAGAAATAAATGACTTATGTGGAGATCTGACAGGGGTTGTTTTGAATGGATTTCCACCTGAAAATGTAAAAGGACTCCAAGAGCGACTGGCAGCCCTGCAGAAAACAG TGGATACAGGTCGACGTTTTTTCCCTAATTGCTCGGACATTCTGGACAAAATGCTAAATCCATTGACGCTGGAAAGTGGCACACCTGAGGAACAAAGATCGAAGAAGATGCGTTACGAACAACTTAAGGATGATTTCGAGAAGGCATTCAACAAAGACAAAGCTGAAAATCACTGGGCAGGCTTCAAAACATCTTCCACCACATCTTCTCCTAAGAGTAATAAGAGAAAAAAGATTAGAAAAAAGTAG